Proteins from one Effusibacillus lacus genomic window:
- the argH gene encoding argininosuccinate lyase — MSKLWGGRFTKPTDKLVEEFTASIGFDQKLAVDDIRGSLAHVKMLGACGIIPQEDANKIRQGLMTILEDVKAGTLTYTVENEDIHMNIEKYLIDRIGPVGGKLHTGRSRNDQVATDMHLYLRRETKQIVALLADLLQALVDTAEKYIDVVIPGYTHLQRAQPVLFAHHLLAYVGMFSRDAERLQDALKRIDILPLGAGALAGTTFPIDRKLVAKELGFSRIYDNSMDAVSDRDFILEFLSDASILMMHLSRFCEELVLWSSTEFGFVELDDAYCTGSSIMPQKKNPDVAELIRGKSGRVYGNLFGLLTVLKSLPLAYNKDLQEDKEGMFDTVETVKGSLALFAGMIRTMEVRKERLAKAVKEDFSNATDLADYLVRKGLPFRQAHEVIGKLVLYCVSHGKYLADLTLEEYLEHSSLFEADVYHVIDIQTVVDARNVHGGTGSEQVKKALEKAKEDTARLGVWVEQELAKEL; from the coding sequence GTGTCGAAGCTATGGGGCGGACGTTTTACGAAACCGACAGACAAACTGGTGGAAGAGTTTACCGCTTCCATTGGATTTGACCAAAAGCTGGCCGTGGATGATATCCGCGGCTCGCTTGCTCATGTGAAAATGTTGGGGGCATGCGGCATAATCCCGCAGGAAGATGCGAACAAAATCCGGCAAGGACTGATGACCATTCTGGAGGATGTGAAGGCGGGCACACTTACTTATACGGTGGAGAACGAAGACATTCACATGAATATCGAGAAGTATCTGATTGATAGAATCGGGCCGGTGGGTGGCAAACTGCATACGGGACGTTCCCGAAATGATCAGGTTGCGACCGACATGCACCTCTACTTACGCCGGGAAACAAAACAGATTGTCGCTCTGTTGGCGGATCTGCTGCAGGCGCTGGTCGATACAGCCGAGAAGTATATCGATGTTGTGATTCCGGGATATACGCACCTGCAGCGGGCGCAGCCCGTTTTGTTTGCCCATCATTTGCTGGCCTATGTGGGAATGTTCTCGCGGGACGCGGAACGACTGCAGGATGCGCTGAAGCGGATTGACATTCTGCCGCTTGGGGCCGGTGCCCTGGCGGGCACCACATTCCCGATTGACCGGAAACTGGTGGCCAAGGAACTGGGCTTCTCCCGGATCTACGACAATTCGATGGATGCGGTGAGCGACCGGGATTTCATACTGGAGTTCCTGAGTGACGCTTCGATTCTGATGATGCACCTGTCCCGTTTTTGCGAAGAATTGGTGCTTTGGTCCTCGACGGAATTCGGGTTTGTGGAGCTGGATGACGCCTACTGCACAGGTTCTTCCATCATGCCGCAGAAGAAGAACCCGGATGTGGCGGAACTGATCCGGGGAAAATCAGGCCGGGTCTATGGCAACCTGTTTGGTCTGTTGACGGTGCTGAAGAGCCTCCCGCTGGCCTACAACAAGGATTTGCAGGAAGACAAAGAGGGAATGTTTGACACGGTAGAGACGGTGAAGGGGTCTCTGGCGCTGTTCGCCGGCATGATCCGTACGATGGAAGTCCGAAAGGAACGGCTGGCCAAAGCGGTGAAAGAGGATTTCTCCAACGCAACCGATCTGGCCGACTATCTGGTGCGCAAAGGACTGCCGTTCAGGCAGGCGCATGAGGTGATCGGCAAACTGGTGCTTTACTGCGTCTCCCATGGCAAGTACCTTGCGGATCTGACACTGGAGGAATACTTGGAGCACAGTTCTCTTTTTGAAGCGGATGTGTACCATGTGATTGACATCCAAACGGTTGTGGATGCACGAAATGTTCACGGGGGAACCGGCAGCGAACAGGTGAAAAAGGCGTTGGAGAAGGCGAAAGAAGACACCGCTCGACTGGGAGTGTGGGTGGAGCAAGAGTTGGCAAAGGAATTGTAA
- a CDS encoding argininosuccinate synthase codes for MAKQKIVLAYSGGLDTSVILTWLKETYDAEIIAFTADIGQKEELEGLEEKALRTGASKVYIDDLREEFARDFIYPMFQAGALYEGQYLLGTSIARPLIAKRMVEIARAEGATAIAHGATGKGNDQVRFELTAAALAPELEVIAPWRIEAFREQFPGRAEMIAYAEKHGIPVQATAAKPYSMDRNLLHISFESGMLEDPWFDASSEENKDMYVLSVSPEDAPDQPEYLELDFEQGNCVGLNGERMTPLQVMEKLNELGGKHGVGRVDMVENRFVGMKSRGVYETPGGTILFAAHRRMESLTMDREVMQLRDSLIPRYSSLVYNGFWFAPERLALQALVTESQKNVTGTVRVKLYKGNVIAAGVKSPVSLYNPNIATMEADPTQAYNQSDATGFIRLNALRLKVASGVQQTQDK; via the coding sequence ATGGCAAAGCAGAAGATTGTACTGGCGTATTCCGGTGGACTGGATACGTCCGTTATTTTGACGTGGCTGAAAGAGACTTACGATGCTGAAATTATCGCATTCACAGCGGATATCGGACAGAAAGAGGAGCTGGAAGGCCTCGAGGAGAAGGCGCTCCGCACAGGTGCCAGCAAAGTCTACATCGATGATTTGCGGGAAGAGTTTGCGCGGGACTTCATTTATCCGATGTTCCAGGCGGGTGCGCTTTACGAAGGACAGTATTTGCTTGGTACGAGCATTGCGCGTCCACTGATTGCCAAGCGGATGGTGGAAATTGCACGGGCCGAAGGGGCAACGGCGATTGCACACGGCGCCACCGGCAAAGGCAATGACCAGGTGCGTTTTGAGTTGACGGCTGCCGCTTTGGCACCTGAACTGGAAGTGATCGCACCATGGCGCATCGAAGCTTTCCGTGAGCAGTTCCCCGGCAGGGCCGAAATGATCGCTTATGCTGAGAAGCATGGCATTCCGGTGCAGGCTACGGCAGCGAAGCCCTATTCCATGGACCGCAACCTGCTGCATATCAGTTTTGAGAGCGGAATGTTGGAAGACCCCTGGTTCGATGCCAGCAGCGAGGAAAACAAAGACATGTACGTGCTCAGTGTTTCGCCGGAGGATGCCCCGGACCAGCCGGAATATCTGGAGTTGGACTTTGAGCAGGGGAATTGTGTCGGTTTGAACGGGGAACGCATGACCCCGCTTCAGGTAATGGAGAAGCTGAATGAACTGGGTGGCAAGCACGGAGTGGGACGTGTGGACATGGTCGAGAACCGGTTTGTTGGCATGAAGAGCCGCGGGGTGTATGAGACGCCGGGGGGCACCATCCTGTTTGCTGCTCACCGTCGCATGGAATCGCTGACGATGGACCGCGAAGTCATGCAGCTGCGAGATTCGCTGATCCCCCGTTACAGTTCGCTTGTATATAATGGGTTCTGGTTCGCCCCGGAAAGGCTTGCCCTGCAGGCACTGGTGACCGAAAGCCAGAAGAATGTCACCGGTACCGTCCGGGTGAAACTCTACAAAGGGAATGTGATAGCAGCCGGGGTGAAAAGTCCTGTGAGCCTGTACAACCCGAACATCGCGACAATGGAGGCAGACCCGACTCAAGCATACAACCAATCTGACGCAACCGGATTTATCCGTTTGAATGCGCTGCGTCTGAAAGTGGCGTCCGGCGTGCAGCAGACTCAGGATAAATAA
- the argF gene encoding ornithine carbamoyltransferase: MSKLMPMFKEWQVNRLVGRDFVDFADYTPSELNYLLELAEAIKEKQKKGEKYQPLSGKTLGMFFTKASTRTRVSFEVGMYQLGGHALFLSNGDTQLGRGEPISDTAKVMSRYVDGIMIRTFAHEDVVELAEHASVPVINALTDLHHPCQVLADILTLKEHKGQLEGLTVAYVGDGNNMANSWIQAAPKFGLNMRVATPVGYECDPAVVAQAKQFAREFGTELVVTNDPVEAVAGADVIYTDVWASMGQEAEQAERVKKFAAFQVNEELCKHAKDDFLFMHCLPAHRGEEVTAGIIDGPHSVVFDEAENRLHVQKAILVATIG; the protein is encoded by the coding sequence ATGTCCAAATTAATGCCCATGTTTAAGGAGTGGCAGGTCAATCGGCTGGTGGGACGGGATTTTGTGGATTTCGCCGATTACACGCCTTCCGAGCTGAATTATTTGCTTGAGTTGGCCGAGGCCATTAAAGAGAAACAGAAGAAAGGCGAGAAGTACCAACCGTTGTCCGGAAAAACGCTGGGGATGTTTTTTACGAAGGCTTCCACCAGAACCCGGGTATCCTTTGAAGTGGGGATGTATCAGCTGGGCGGCCATGCGCTTTTTCTCTCAAATGGGGACACTCAGTTGGGCCGGGGGGAACCGATCTCCGATACGGCCAAAGTGATGTCCCGCTATGTGGATGGCATCATGATCCGGACATTTGCGCACGAAGATGTCGTGGAACTCGCCGAGCATGCGAGCGTACCTGTCATAAATGCATTGACCGATTTGCATCATCCGTGCCAGGTGTTGGCCGATATCCTGACTTTGAAAGAACACAAGGGACAGTTGGAAGGATTGACTGTGGCTTACGTGGGAGACGGCAACAACATGGCCAATTCGTGGATCCAGGCGGCGCCCAAGTTTGGATTGAATATGAGAGTGGCAACTCCGGTTGGATATGAGTGCGACCCTGCAGTGGTGGCCCAGGCAAAGCAATTTGCCCGGGAATTCGGAACGGAGCTGGTGGTAACAAACGATCCGGTGGAAGCTGTGGCAGGGGCGGACGTGATTTACACCGATGTCTGGGCAAGCATGGGACAGGAAGCGGAACAGGCGGAGCGTGTGAAGAAGTTTGCCGCTTTCCAGGTGAATGAAGAGCTTTGCAAGCATGCAAAGGATGACTTCCTGTTCATGCACTGTCTGCCGGCACACCGTGGGGAAGAAGTGACGGCCGGAATCATCGATGGCCCGCACTCGGTCGTCTTCGACGAAGCGGAAAACCGCCTGCATGTACAGAAGGCGATTCTCGTGGCGACTATCGGGTAG
- the carB gene encoding carbamoyl-phosphate synthase (glutamine-hydrolyzing) large subunit, translated as MQPDSTTKDSILVIGSGPIVIGQAAEFDYAGTQACKALREEGYRVILVNSNPATIMTDLDVADVVYIEPLNVEVLTRIIDRERPAGLLATLGGQTGLNLAVDLDEAGVLEKYGVKLLGTTLESIKQAEDRQLFKDLMDSIRQPIPQSEVVESLEEGFAFVEKIGLPVIIRPAYTLGGTGGGIAETVEEFKEIATRGLKQSPIGQILVERSIKGWKEIEYEVMRDAADTCITICNMENIDPVGVHTGDSIVVAPSQTLTDQEYQMLRTAAVDIIRALKIEGGCNVQFALHPTSREYCVIEVNPRVSRSSALASKATGYPIAKMAAKIAVGKRLDEILNPVTGKTYASFEPALDYVVVKIPRWPFDKFPTADRRLGTQMKATGEVMALERSFEAALQKALRSLDIGLDGLELPGVEAWPDEDLERILAKEPDDRRLFVVAEALRRGWSQEQICHLSGIDRFFISKLAKLIRFEQELVSGGKDHIPDERLLEAKKLGFSDDRIARLTGMNWEEVRAKRLAAGIVPSYLLVDTCAAEFESATPYYYSTYRSRDEVARSDKKKALVIGSGPIRIGQGIEFDYCSVHSVWALKRQGYETVIINNNPETVSTDFDTADRLYFEPLTLEDVLAVIEKEGVEQVFVQYGGQTAINLAVKLEKVLQGTGIKLAGTPLSAIHRAEDRDEFRNFLLELGIPQSQGGTAYDVDSAVSVAASIGYPVVVRPSYVIGGRAMAVVHNEWELRDYMRLAVDVNPEHPVLIDAYLEGKEVEVDAVCDGENVLIPGIFEHIERAGVHSGDSMAVYPPQSLSSEEVRTIVEYTEKIACNLPVVGLVNIQFVIFGGCVYVLEVNPRASRTVPIISKVTGIPLIDLSVKTQLGMKLTDCGYGTGLALNQPFVAVKAPVFSFAKITGFDIHLGPEMKSTGEVLGIGKDFASATASAFAGMGIGLKPGGLFCSITEREKATAIPLLKRYASLGFKLYATSQTALYLQINGIPDVIPVGKDRDEIERLMKSGAIQLVLNIPTRGQDPERLGFWLRRYSVETRVPCLTSLDTAGALLMVLEQHAEVEPKPLAPVAVK; from the coding sequence ATGACGGATCTGGACGTGGCGGATGTTGTATATATAGAGCCGTTAAATGTCGAAGTCTTGACCCGGATTATTGACCGGGAGCGCCCCGCCGGGCTGCTGGCCACCTTGGGCGGTCAGACCGGATTGAACCTGGCCGTGGACCTGGATGAAGCGGGTGTGCTTGAGAAATATGGAGTCAAACTGCTGGGAACCACCCTTGAATCGATTAAACAGGCGGAAGACCGCCAACTGTTCAAGGATTTGATGGATTCGATCAGACAGCCGATTCCCCAATCGGAAGTCGTGGAATCTCTGGAAGAAGGATTCGCGTTTGTTGAGAAAATCGGCCTGCCCGTCATTATCCGCCCTGCCTATACACTTGGGGGCACAGGGGGCGGAATCGCCGAGACGGTGGAAGAGTTCAAAGAGATTGCCACTCGCGGGCTGAAACAGAGTCCCATTGGCCAGATTCTGGTGGAGCGAAGCATCAAAGGCTGGAAAGAGATTGAGTATGAAGTCATGCGGGATGCGGCCGACACCTGCATTACCATCTGCAACATGGAAAATATTGACCCGGTAGGCGTACACACGGGGGACAGCATTGTGGTGGCGCCGTCCCAGACGCTGACCGATCAGGAATACCAGATGCTGCGGACAGCAGCCGTTGACATTATCCGGGCGCTAAAGATTGAAGGGGGATGCAACGTCCAGTTTGCCCTGCATCCGACAAGCCGGGAATACTGTGTAATTGAAGTGAACCCTCGTGTTTCCCGTTCTTCGGCTTTGGCATCCAAAGCCACCGGGTATCCAATTGCCAAAATGGCTGCCAAGATTGCGGTGGGTAAGCGGTTGGATGAGATCTTGAACCCGGTAACCGGCAAGACTTATGCATCCTTTGAACCGGCGCTTGACTATGTGGTGGTGAAAATTCCCCGCTGGCCCTTTGACAAGTTCCCGACAGCCGACAGGCGATTGGGAACGCAGATGAAGGCAACCGGCGAAGTGATGGCGTTGGAACGGTCTTTTGAAGCGGCGCTTCAGAAGGCGCTGCGCTCGCTGGACATCGGGCTGGATGGCCTGGAACTGCCCGGAGTCGAAGCGTGGCCGGATGAAGATCTGGAGCGAATTCTGGCCAAGGAACCGGACGACCGCCGATTGTTCGTGGTGGCGGAAGCGTTGCGCCGGGGTTGGTCGCAGGAACAAATCTGCCATCTATCAGGCATAGACCGATTTTTCATAAGCAAGTTGGCAAAGTTGATTCGGTTTGAGCAGGAGTTGGTGTCAGGCGGGAAGGATCACATACCGGATGAGAGATTGCTGGAAGCAAAGAAGCTTGGGTTTTCCGATGACCGCATCGCCCGTTTGACCGGGATGAACTGGGAAGAGGTGCGGGCGAAACGACTGGCTGCCGGAATTGTTCCTTCTTATTTGCTGGTGGATACATGCGCAGCCGAATTCGAATCGGCCACTCCCTATTATTATTCAACCTACCGCAGCCGGGATGAAGTGGCTCGATCCGACAAGAAGAAGGCCCTGGTGATTGGCTCGGGACCCATCCGGATCGGCCAGGGTATCGAGTTTGATTACTGTTCGGTTCACTCCGTGTGGGCCTTGAAACGGCAGGGCTATGAAACGGTAATCATCAACAATAACCCGGAAACGGTATCGACCGATTTTGACACGGCGGATCGTTTGTATTTCGAACCGCTGACGCTGGAAGACGTATTGGCGGTCATAGAAAAAGAGGGCGTTGAGCAAGTGTTCGTCCAGTACGGCGGGCAAACGGCCATCAATCTGGCGGTCAAATTGGAGAAAGTCCTGCAGGGTACCGGAATCAAACTGGCGGGGACACCGCTTTCCGCTATCCACCGCGCCGAAGACCGTGACGAGTTCCGGAATTTCCTGTTGGAACTGGGAATCCCGCAAAGTCAGGGAGGGACCGCCTATGATGTGGATTCAGCAGTATCCGTTGCTGCATCAATCGGGTATCCGGTAGTGGTTCGGCCGTCTTATGTAATCGGCGGCCGGGCCATGGCGGTCGTCCATAATGAATGGGAACTGCGTGACTATATGCGGTTGGCTGTGGATGTCAATCCGGAACACCCGGTTTTGATCGATGCTTATCTGGAAGGGAAAGAGGTTGAAGTCGACGCAGTATGTGACGGGGAGAACGTCCTGATCCCCGGAATCTTCGAACATATTGAACGGGCAGGCGTCCACTCGGGCGACTCCATGGCGGTGTATCCGCCTCAATCACTCTCTTCCGAAGAGGTCCGGACAATCGTCGAATACACGGAAAAAATCGCCTGTAACCTGCCCGTAGTAGGACTGGTCAACATTCAGTTTGTGATTTTCGGGGGCTGCGTTTATGTTCTTGAAGTCAATCCGCGTGCTTCGCGGACAGTGCCAATTATCTCGAAGGTGACCGGTATTCCCCTGATTGACCTGTCCGTCAAGACCCAGTTGGGGATGAAGCTGACGGACTGCGGATACGGAACTGGACTCGCTCTCAACCAGCCCTTTGTGGCGGTCAAGGCGCCGGTGTTCTCCTTTGCAAAGATTACCGGATTTGATATCCACCTGGGACCGGAAATGAAGTCCACCGGGGAAGTCCTCGGCATAGGCAAAGACTTTGCATCCGCAACAGCCAGTGCCTTTGCCGGGATGGGAATCGGCTTGAAACCGGGCGGTTTGTTCTGTTCCATAACGGAACGGGAGAAGGCGACCGCCATACCGCTTTTGAAACGTTACGCAAGTTTGGGGTTCAAGCTGTATGCGACTTCGCAAACCGCTTTGTACCTTCAAATAAATGGAATTCCGGATGTGATCCCGGTCGGGAAGGACCGGGACGAAATCGAAAGGTTGATGAAGTCGGGCGCGATTCAACTGGTGCTCAATATCCCGACACGGGGACAGGATCCTGAACGATTGGGGTTCTGGCTGAGACGATACAGCGTCGAAACGCGAGTGCCCTGCCTGACATCACTGGATACGGCAGGCGCGCTGCTGATGGTGTTGGAGCAACACGCGGAAGTGGAGCCAAAGCCTTTGGCGCCGGTTGCGGTTAAGTAG